CTCATTCATCTCATCAATCGCATGAGTCACATACTTCTCATACGTCTGGTTCTACTGGTGGATCCGGTTCTTCGGGCGGAAGTGGTTCTACAGGAGGCAGTGAGGCACCACAGATTCAGCCAACGCCACCCCCCACACCTCACAGCAATCATGCAAACCATGTGACTCACAGCAATGTTGCCCCGTCAGCATCACAGGTTGATGCAATACATACACCGGAATTAATCGGAAATTCTTTAACAGGTGTGAAAAATATTGGAGCAATACTGGGCTCCCAGGCTGGGCAGATAACGGGATCGTCTGGTGAAATACCAATACAGAATGTACCGGATACGCCTAAGGTAAAGTAAGCACCTGGAGTCTGCAAATGGAGGGAGAAGTTTGAAACAAAGAAGTAGAGGGAAGCCGATATAAAAGAGTATAGCAAACAAGCCATTCACAAATTCGATTTTTGGGGATGACAGATAGATTATTGTGTATCGAAATCAGGAGTTCACAACCGAATCATCAATAATTGTGTATCCTCTTTTTCTAAAAAGTTCTAGAGCCTGTGACTTTGTCAAAATCTTAGCTTCATTGACGGGACGATGTTCTAAAAATCCTTCCGGATTATAAGACTCTAGCTTACTTAAGACATTCCAGATAGCGGTCAGGAGCATCTTACAGACAGCAATGATAGCTTTTTTATGTCCTCTGCGGGTTTTGATTCTATGATACCTCTCTTTTAAATCAGGATGCTTTTTGGATTTCAGTAATGCATTGGCAATCTGAACAAGAAGAGGTTTCAAATAACAACCAGCTGCCTGTATTTCTTCAACTGGAGTTTTGCAGCGTCCATCGACAAAAGGAGCAACGTCAAAGCGTTCACACGGATGGTCGAGCATGTAGTTGGTGATAGATCTGGAAGAATTACCAAATACATCGCTGAAAACATCATCAAGCTTCAGGTTTGAGATAGTAAGACAGTTCTGGGCACGATTCTTTTCGCCGGTCAGCATATTTGTCAACTTAAAGAGGTAACGTATCAGGTCACACAGCTGACGGATTTCAGGGGAAGGAATGAAACTTGGTTTGATCATATCGCACATAAAAAGATCACAGATCCATTTGGCATCCTTTACATCGGTTTTGTTTCCTTTTTGAGGCTTTGTATATTTAGGATGTGCAAGGGTAACAAAACAGGTTTTCTCAAGGATGTTGAATACAGGAATCCAATACTTGCCAGAAGATTCCATACAAACTTCAGTACAGGAGTATTTAGCAAGCCATTCAGCTAATTTTTTTAGACCTTTAGAAAAGGAAGAAAAGCGAGCCTGTTTGTACTCAGTAAGTCCATTTGTATCGGTAATTCCGATGTAGGCATAGATCCGGGTTTTGTGAACATCAAGTCCACAGCAGTTTTACGAAAGATTTTAAACATAGAGTACCTCCAACAAAAAGAATTATAGAGCTGGCAGGGACTGGTCATCCGGCGAAATCGAGTCAACTTCGGAAGAGATAAGTTTACGGGCTATTGTTTTGCGCCATTCATTGATGCCTTAACGGATGACCGACCTATATAAGCATACGGGGTTGCCGCTATACAGCCCCGCCACTCACCTCCTCAGGTTCTGTAGTGTGCCAGCGGCCTACAAGAGGAGAATAGCACAAAAAAGAACGAAAGGAAGATGGGAGTTGAAGGGTTTCATAACCCCATTGGTGCCTTTCGCAGAAAGGTGGATTATAAGCATGAAAAAGAAGAGGGATGAAATTAACTCTCACGAGTTTAATGTTAAAGAATATGACTTAAATGAAAATGACGTTAATGAGAGTGACACAGATGAGGAAAATCATACTTTTATTCAAGACCTAGAAAAGAGAAAATGGCCGAAAAGAGTGGTGATTGGTCTTGTTATCTTTTTTGCTGCCTTTGGTATACTAAGCTTATCTGATAAGGAGGGCAAGGACAAAGATAAAAGTCAGATAACTCTTGCAAGTATCAATACTTTGATTGGGGGAGGAAATTTTTATTCTGGAAAAGATAGAGTATTGATTCAGCCAACTGCAGATTGTAAGGGCATGCAAATGACAAATAAAGGAGATACGCAGACCTTTTCAAACAGCTTATGTTCATATGTCAATGTGCAGGATGATGTTGCCTATTATCGCAAAGATTCGGATCGTGGGATTTATAAAATGACCCTGGGTGATGGAAAAGAGACTCCCTTTTATACCGGGAATGCAGGCGAGATTTTCCAGTACAAAAATTATGTCTACTTTATTGATCTAAACCATAACAGCAATCTGATGAGATTAAGGAAAGATGAGGATACAGAACCTGAAATTATAGTAAAAGATCCAGTTGAGAAATTTGCCATCTATGGAAACGAATGCTTTTATCTGACAGAAAACAATGACTTAAGCCATGTGGAACTAAAAAAAGGACAAACGCCCATAAGCTTTCCAGATAAATATAATGAATTCTTTTTTTATGAAAACGAAAAAATCATAGTGGCCCGAAGTGGCAATCGTATCATTAGCTTTAAAATAAACGGTAAAAATCCCCAACTTCTGTATGAATCCAAGAAAGGAAATATTAAATTAGCTGGCGCTGGAAAAGACAAATGCTATATTCTTAAATCAGGAAAGCTGAAAGGCATTCCCATAGATAAAGATAGTAAAGAAGAAACATTTAAGGTTGATGCAGGAAAATTAATCACATCTATCTGTGAAACAGAAAATGGAACAAAGGGTATTGTCTATAAAGAAGACGGTATGAATGTTAATATGCAGGTGGTTGATATTCAATAGATTAGTAAATCAAATCAGGATATGGAAATTATACGTATTATGTTTTACAAATAACATCTTGTGTTTTCTCTTCTTTAAACATTCCTGATGTTGATTTATACTCAAAACTGTAAAATTAGAGAAGGAAGATATTTTCTTGGGCTGGAACTTCACTTTTTATACGAAAGAGCTATTTGATTTATTGTTAAAAACAACAAAATAATATTTGAAAGACTGCGAAATTTAACAAAATGAATATGATTTAAAAAAATAGGTTGAAATTTAAAAAATACTGTACTAGAATGTGTTTATGAAAACGTTTGCAAAGAAGTAGATGACGCAAGGAGAACTATAAATGAGAGTAAATAAAGGTGTCAGTATTGTCGATGTGGCGAAGGAGGCGAATGTATCGCCAGCTACGGTTTCGCGTGTCGTTAATGGAATAAATAAAGTGAAGCCGGAAGTAAAGGAGCGAATTCTGGAGACGATTGACACATTGGGTTATACACCGAATCATGCCGCCAGATCGCTTGTGAAGAAGGAGACTGGATGTATTGGTATCATTGTAAACAATCTGCATGATCCGTTTTTCCATGACCTGATCAGAGGTTTTGAGATCGGTGCACAGAATACGAATTATGCGGTGATGTTTTGCAGTGTTCAGGGGGGAGATGTGAAGAGTAAAGAGATGTATATCCGGTTATTGACGAATGGATTTGTCGATGCGGTAATCTTATACGGTTCCTATTTGAACGACACAAGAGTGATTGAGTATCTAAAAGAAACAAAGCATATAGAATATCTGATGATTGAAAATGATATGGAAGAATTGGAGTGTAACAAGCTATTGATTGACAACTATGGCGGTGCCGGAAAGGCAGTTGAATATTTACTTTCCAAAGGCCATAAAAGAATCGCCCATATCTGTGGCAATCCAAATAAGAAGGTGACGCAGGAGCGTTTGAATGGATACATAGATACTATGAATAAAAATAAATTGGCAGTTCGCAGCCAATATATTCAATGTACTTCGACAGACTATAAGAGCGGTTATGATTGTATGAAAGTGCTGTTAGGATTGGCGGAGCCTCCGACGGCGGTGTTTTGCTCAGATGATGCGATTGCTAGCTATGCGGTGCGTGCAGCGCTGGAACAGGGAGTCAGGATTCCGGAAGATGTATCCATCATGGGTTTTGATAATCAGACGATTTTACCGGACTCTTATAAAGGACCAGATATTTCATCGGTAGGTCAGCCGCTTTATCAGATTGGGATGGACAGCATTAAGCTGATCTGTGAGCGATTAAATAGTAAAGAGCCTCAAGCGTTAATCAGAAAGACATATGAGACAGAGATTTTTGAGAAAGAAACAGTTATGTTTATGGAGGGATAGGTGAGTGTATGGATTATTCAAATCTGCTTTCAGGAAAGAAGGTTTTTATCTCCACTGCAGCACGGGGAATCGGTAAGGCCATTGCGGTATTATTCGCAAAGCAGGGAGCGACCATCGCCTTTGGCGGCAGGCAGGCTGGTATGGTGAAGGACACGCTTGAAGAGCTTAGTGGTATTGCACCGGATTCACGTGGTTATGTGGTGGATCTGGGGAAGATTGAAGAAGTGAAAGGAACTGTTCAGAAGGTATTGGGGGATTTTGGCGGCATTGATATATTGGTAAATACTGTGGGAGTGAATGTCCATGGCAATATGCATGAATGCGAAGAAGCGGTCATCGACAGATTATTTTTGACCAATTATTATAGCGGGGTGGTTTGTGCAAAGGCCTTTCTGCCTCACATGTTAGCGGTACAGAAGGGAAATATCATTAATATTTCGTCTATTCATGGATGTCAGACGATGCCGGGTTTTGGGGTCTATGCCGGTACCAAAGGAGCCGTTAATGCAACTGCCAGAGCCATGGCACTTGACTATGCGGATCAGGGGATACGGGTGAATAACATTGCACCAGGACTGATTATGAGCGACAATATGCTGGATGAAATAAGTACCTATCAAGATCCGCAAGAGCGAAAAGAATTTGTGGAAATGCTGAGGCATATGCAGCCGCTATCACCTGGAACAATGGATGACATTGCTAACGCGGCTCTGTTCCTTGCCAGTGATATGTCAGCTTATATTACAGGCCAGACAATTATGGTAGATGGTGGGGCAAGCATTAAGGCACATTAGGAGGAGAATATGAGTTTATTTGAAGAGTTGGGGATTTCCCCTTTTATAAATGCCCATGATACATATACGATATATGGCGGCAGCCGGGCATCAGCGGAAGTGCTTGAGGCTATGCGCGAAGGAGCGAAGCATTTCGTAGATCTGGAAATGCTGCAGAGGAAGCTGGGGCAGGTGATTGCCCAAAAGACCAATAATGAAGGGGCTTATATTACCAATGGGGCTGCTGGTGCCTTGCTCTTAAGTGCTTGTGTCTGCATGGTCAAGGGAAAGCAATATGAGTATTCACGATTACCAGCTACGGCTGGTATCAAGAATGAAATCATTATTATGAGGGCGCAAAGAAATGCCTATGATACAGCCATTAAAGCCAGTGGTGCTGCTATCATTGAAATAGGTGACGCTGATGAGACTTTGGATTATGAGCTGGAAGGCAGTATCAATGATCAAACAGCGGCAGTCTTCTATTTTGCATCCAGTCTATATGAACGAGGATCGCTTTCGTTGGATGAGACAATCAGAATTGCCCATAAATACGGAGTGCCGGTAGTGGTGGATGCAGCAGCACAGCTGCCACCTGTGACGAACCTTTGGAAGTATACGCAAAAAGGTGCTGATTTGGTAATCTTCAGTGGCGGAAAGACGCTGTGTGGACCACAGGATAGCGGATTGATATTGGGAAAGCGAAACTTCATTGAGGATTGTTTCCGTTTTGGGCCGCCCCATCATGGACTCTGCCGGTTTTTAAAGACTTCAAGAGAAAGTATGTTGGGACTTTATGTGGCTTTGACCAGATATCTGGAGACAGACCATGAACAAAATTATAAGGATATGCTTAAGAGAAATCAGGTGATAGAGGGGCAGCTCAAAGATTCTGATAAGGTAAAGAAGATGGAAATGGTTCACCAGGGACCGGTGGGGCAGGAGTATCCCCGGCTATTTATCTATCTGAATGAGGATACAAAGGCAGAAGATATGAAGAAAAGTATGTATCAAAAGAATATTTATATCGGGATTGAACCGGGATTAAATGCCTTATATATAAGCCCCCTTAATCTGACAGATAAAGAGGCTCATGTGGTAGCCCAGGCATTGGTTGAAAGCATATATAATTTTTAAGTTAAAATGAAAACGTTTGCATAAAAGTGGAGGAAGGTATATGACGGATTTTTACGAAAAAAATAAATCAACGTTAAAAAGGATTCTTATGGAAATTGAAGCAGAACTGTTGACGGACAATGTAGCATTTTGGGAAGAGAGGATATGCGACAGGAATTACGGTGGTTTCTTACAAGGATATAATCGTTACGGAGAGCTTACGGATACGGATAAATACGGCTGGTTCGTAGGTCGTACTATGAGCACCTTTGCATCTCTTTACCATCAGGTGGAGCAGAAACCATTGTGGCTGGAGATTGTAAAAGCCGGACGTGAATATATGAAGGGCAGCTTTTGTGCCGGCAAAGGACGGTATAATTATCAGTTGAGCAGGCAGGGAAGCGTGAAGAAAGGAACCACTTCCATTTTTACAGACGTTTTTGCTGTGGAGGGACTTCATGAATATTTACA
The window above is part of the Novisyntrophococcus fermenticellae genome. Proteins encoded here:
- a CDS encoding IS110 family transposase, translated to MYAYIGITDTNGLTEYKQARFSSFSKGLKKLAEWLAKYSCTEVCMESSGKYWIPVFNILEKTCFVTLAHPKYTKPQKGNKTDVKDAKWICDLFMCDMIKPSFIPSPEIRQLCDLIRYLFKLTNMLTGEKNRAQNCLTISNLKLDDVFSDVFGNSSRSITNYMLDHPCERFDVAPFVDGRCKTPVEEIQAAGCYLKPLLVQIANALLKSKKHPDLKERYHRIKTRRGHKKAIIAVCKMLLTAIWNVLSKLESYNPEGFLEHRPVNEAKILTKSQALELFRKRGYTIIDDSVVNS
- a CDS encoding LacI family DNA-binding transcriptional regulator → MRVNKGVSIVDVAKEANVSPATVSRVVNGINKVKPEVKERILETIDTLGYTPNHAARSLVKKETGCIGIIVNNLHDPFFHDLIRGFEIGAQNTNYAVMFCSVQGGDVKSKEMYIRLLTNGFVDAVILYGSYLNDTRVIEYLKETKHIEYLMIENDMEELECNKLLIDNYGGAGKAVEYLLSKGHKRIAHICGNPNKKVTQERLNGYIDTMNKNKLAVRSQYIQCTSTDYKSGYDCMKVLLGLAEPPTAVFCSDDAIASYAVRAALEQGVRIPEDVSIMGFDNQTILPDSYKGPDISSVGQPLYQIGMDSIKLICERLNSKEPQALIRKTYETEIFEKETVMFMEG
- a CDS encoding aminotransferase class V-fold PLP-dependent enzyme; the protein is MSLFEELGISPFINAHDTYTIYGGSRASAEVLEAMREGAKHFVDLEMLQRKLGQVIAQKTNNEGAYITNGAAGALLLSACVCMVKGKQYEYSRLPATAGIKNEIIIMRAQRNAYDTAIKASGAAIIEIGDADETLDYELEGSINDQTAAVFYFASSLYERGSLSLDETIRIAHKYGVPVVVDAAAQLPPVTNLWKYTQKGADLVIFSGGKTLCGPQDSGLILGKRNFIEDCFRFGPPHHGLCRFLKTSRESMLGLYVALTRYLETDHEQNYKDMLKRNQVIEGQLKDSDKVKKMEMVHQGPVGQEYPRLFIYLNEDTKAEDMKKSMYQKNIYIGIEPGLNALYISPLNLTDKEAHVVAQALVESIYNF
- a CDS encoding SDR family NAD(P)-dependent oxidoreductase, which gives rise to MDYSNLLSGKKVFISTAARGIGKAIAVLFAKQGATIAFGGRQAGMVKDTLEELSGIAPDSRGYVVDLGKIEEVKGTVQKVLGDFGGIDILVNTVGVNVHGNMHECEEAVIDRLFLTNYYSGVVCAKAFLPHMLAVQKGNIINISSIHGCQTMPGFGVYAGTKGAVNATARAMALDYADQGIRVNNIAPGLIMSDNMLDEISTYQDPQERKEFVEMLRHMQPLSPGTMDDIANAALFLASDMSAYITGQTIMVDGGASIKAH
- the hxsA3 gene encoding His-Xaa-Ser repeat protein HxsA3, producing the protein MSDFDFPHIRESVTNFMYDEEGNIPRGKVLTIGAMMIVLGVLMSDQVFADHRSHSSHRSHSSHSSGSGGGGSHSSHQSHESHTSHTSGSTGGSGSSGGSGSTGGSEAPQIQPTPPPTPHSNHANHVTHSNVAPSASQVDAIHTPELIGNSLTGVKNIGAILGSQAGQITGSSGEIPIQNVPDTPKVK
- a CDS encoding DUF5050 domain-containing protein, with product MKKKRDEINSHEFNVKEYDLNENDVNESDTDEENHTFIQDLEKRKWPKRVVIGLVIFFAAFGILSLSDKEGKDKDKSQITLASINTLIGGGNFYSGKDRVLIQPTADCKGMQMTNKGDTQTFSNSLCSYVNVQDDVAYYRKDSDRGIYKMTLGDGKETPFYTGNAGEIFQYKNYVYFIDLNHNSNLMRLRKDEDTEPEIIVKDPVEKFAIYGNECFYLTENNDLSHVELKKGQTPISFPDKYNEFFFYENEKIIVARSGNRIISFKINGKNPQLLYESKKGNIKLAGAGKDKCYILKSGKLKGIPIDKDSKEETFKVDAGKLITSICETENGTKGIVYKEDGMNVNMQVVDIQ